In Paenibacillus larvae subsp. larvae, the following proteins share a genomic window:
- the iolD gene encoding 3D-(3,5/4)-trihydroxycyclohexane-1,2-dione acylhydrolase (decyclizing), whose protein sequence is METIRLTMAQALVKFLNQQYVEFDGVEHRFVKGIFTIFGHGNVLGLGQALEEDSGSLEVYQGRNEQGMAHAAAAFAKQKRRKEICACTSSVGPGAANMVAAAATATANQIPVLLLPGDTFASRQPDPVLQQIEQPNDFTLSTNDAFRPVSRYWDRIVRPEQLMTAMIQAMRVLTNPADTGAVTIALPQDVQAEAYDYPVSFFKKRVHRIDRRPPTEQAIDDAVRLISYKRKPLIICGGGVRYSEAGDALQAFAEAFRIPITETQAGKSAVPCSHPLNLGGIGVTGNAAANDIVRQADLIIGVGTRFTDFTTGSKELFGSAGTDILTVNVSEFQAFKLDATPVVADAKAALAALQQRLEAIGYTTAYKTEIEDARSNWNEEWKRLAGIQYDKMTFTPEIAGHLDEVLPEYAQTSGSFLTQTQVLAALNRLLGENAVIVGASGSLPGDLQRMWMAEKPHTYHMEYGYSCMGYEISGALGVKMAEPEREVYAFSGDGSYLMLHSELVTSIQEGQKINVLLFDNIGFGCINNLQMGNGMGSFGTEFRARNKSTGKLDGPLVSIDFARSAAGYGVATYTVRTLEELEQAIAAAKQQTVSTLIDIKILPKTMTKGYGTWWNVGVAEVSAKQQIAQAREERHRILQRARRY, encoded by the coding sequence TTGGAAACAATTCGATTAACTATGGCACAGGCGCTGGTCAAATTTCTCAACCAGCAGTATGTCGAATTTGACGGTGTGGAACATCGTTTCGTCAAAGGCATCTTTACGATATTCGGCCATGGAAACGTATTGGGACTGGGCCAGGCTCTTGAAGAGGACAGCGGCAGTCTTGAAGTATATCAGGGACGCAATGAGCAAGGAATGGCGCATGCTGCAGCGGCATTCGCCAAACAGAAGCGGCGCAAGGAGATTTGTGCCTGTACATCGTCAGTAGGTCCCGGTGCTGCGAATATGGTGGCGGCAGCAGCAACTGCTACGGCCAATCAGATTCCGGTATTATTGCTTCCCGGAGATACTTTCGCTTCGCGCCAGCCCGATCCGGTACTGCAGCAGATTGAACAGCCGAATGATTTTACCCTGTCAACGAATGATGCGTTCCGTCCGGTAAGCAGATATTGGGACCGTATCGTCCGTCCGGAACAACTCATGACGGCAATGATTCAGGCAATGCGCGTGCTGACGAACCCGGCGGATACCGGTGCTGTAACCATTGCCCTGCCGCAGGATGTTCAGGCAGAGGCATATGATTATCCGGTATCATTCTTTAAGAAACGGGTTCATCGTATAGACCGCCGTCCGCCGACAGAGCAGGCGATTGATGATGCAGTCCGGCTCATTTCGTATAAACGCAAACCCCTTATTATATGTGGCGGGGGTGTGCGATACTCCGAGGCGGGTGATGCTCTGCAAGCTTTCGCAGAAGCCTTCCGTATTCCGATTACGGAAACCCAGGCGGGCAAAAGCGCCGTACCTTGTTCCCATCCGCTTAACCTTGGCGGTATCGGCGTAACCGGTAATGCGGCAGCGAATGATATCGTGAGACAAGCGGATCTCATTATCGGAGTCGGCACAAGGTTTACCGATTTTACTACTGGTTCAAAGGAACTGTTCGGCTCTGCCGGGACAGATATTTTGACCGTGAACGTATCGGAGTTTCAGGCATTCAAGCTTGATGCGACACCGGTAGTAGCGGATGCCAAAGCAGCTCTTGCCGCTTTGCAGCAGCGTCTGGAAGCTATCGGATACACTACCGCTTACAAGACAGAGATCGAGGATGCACGCTCCAACTGGAACGAGGAATGGAAACGTCTTGCCGGAATCCAATACGATAAAATGACGTTTACTCCCGAGATTGCAGGGCATTTGGATGAAGTTCTGCCTGAATATGCGCAGACTTCAGGAAGTTTCTTGACCCAGACGCAAGTATTGGCGGCGTTGAACAGGCTGCTTGGAGAAAATGCGGTTATCGTTGGTGCATCGGGAAGCCTTCCCGGGGATTTACAGAGGATGTGGATGGCGGAGAAACCGCATACGTACCACATGGAGTACGGGTATTCGTGTATGGGATATGAGATCTCGGGGGCACTTGGTGTGAAGATGGCGGAACCGGAAAGGGAAGTTTACGCATTCTCAGGTGACGGAAGCTATCTGATGCTCCATTCCGAGCTTGTCACAAGTATCCAAGAGGGACAGAAGATCAATGTGCTGTTATTTGATAATATCGGATTCGGCTGTATTAACAACCTGCAGATGGGTAACGGCATGGGCAGCTTCGGTACCGAATTCCGAGCCCGGAACAAGTCGACAGGCAAATTGGACGGGCCGCTTGTCAGCATCGATTTCGCCCGGAGTGCAGCTGGTTACGGTGTAGCGACCTATACAGTGCGTACACTCGAGGAATTGGAGCAGGCAATAGCAGCAGCAAAGCAGCAGACGGTATCTACGCTTATCGAC
- a CDS encoding CoA-acylating methylmalonate-semialdehyde dehydrogenase: MAIGKIIQNYIGGEWKESTSGKTEPVYNPATGEIIAHVPLSSTEELNEAVETAAKAFQTWSCTAVPRRARIMFKYQQLLVEHWDELANLITLENGKNCKEAYGEVQRGIECVEFAAGAPTLMMGKQLPNIATNIESGMYRYPIGVVGGITPFNFPMMVPCWMFPLAIACGNTFVLKPSERTPLLTCRLAELMEKAGLPAGVLNIVHGAHDVVNGLLDHKKVKAVSFVGSQPVGEYVYKRGTANLKRVQALTGAKNHSIVMEDADLDQAATQIMNAAFGSAGERCMACSVVLVQETVADKLISKLTEAADELIIGNGAQENVFLGPVIRDSHKERTIGYIKSGIEEGARLVRDGRKDAESHKEGYFIGPTIFDNVTQQMKIWKDEIFAPVLSIVRIKGLDEAIDWTNESCFANGACIFTKSGAYMRQFRENIDAGMLGVNVGVPAPMAFFPFSGWKDSFYGDLHANGTDGVEFYTRKKMVTTRW, from the coding sequence ATGGCAATAGGAAAAATTATTCAAAACTATATCGGCGGGGAATGGAAGGAATCGACTTCGGGTAAAACCGAGCCTGTTTATAATCCGGCAACGGGTGAAATTATTGCTCACGTGCCATTGTCCAGCACAGAAGAACTGAATGAGGCGGTTGAAACGGCTGCAAAGGCGTTTCAGACTTGGTCATGTACGGCTGTTCCGCGCCGGGCCCGCATCATGTTCAAATATCAGCAGCTTCTGGTTGAGCATTGGGACGAACTGGCGAATCTCATCACCCTAGAGAACGGAAAAAATTGCAAAGAAGCTTATGGTGAGGTACAGCGGGGAATTGAATGTGTGGAGTTTGCGGCAGGGGCTCCGACGCTTATGATGGGCAAGCAGTTACCTAACATCGCTACAAATATCGAATCGGGAATGTACCGCTATCCAATCGGCGTCGTTGGCGGAATCACTCCTTTTAACTTTCCTATGATGGTACCATGCTGGATGTTCCCTCTTGCTATTGCTTGTGGAAACACCTTTGTGCTCAAGCCTTCAGAACGCACACCGCTGCTAACCTGCCGTCTGGCAGAACTGATGGAAAAAGCGGGTTTGCCCGCAGGTGTACTCAACATCGTACACGGAGCCCATGATGTGGTAAATGGTTTGCTTGACCACAAGAAAGTGAAGGCCGTTTCCTTCGTTGGTTCACAACCTGTCGGCGAATATGTATATAAACGCGGAACGGCGAATCTGAAACGGGTACAGGCGTTGACGGGCGCGAAAAATCACTCGATTGTGATGGAAGATGCCGATCTGGATCAGGCCGCAACCCAAATTATGAATGCCGCCTTTGGTTCTGCCGGGGAGAGATGCATGGCTTGTTCAGTGGTGCTGGTACAGGAAACTGTTGCAGACAAATTGATTTCTAAGCTGACCGAGGCAGCAGATGAGCTAATCATAGGGAACGGGGCCCAGGAAAACGTCTTCCTTGGTCCTGTTATCCGTGACTCCCATAAGGAGCGTACAATTGGCTACATTAAATCCGGTATTGAGGAAGGAGCGCGTCTGGTAAGGGATGGGCGGAAGGATGCTGAGTCACACAAGGAAGGCTACTTTATAGGGCCAACCATTTTTGATAACGTAACACAGCAGATGAAGATCTGGAAGGATGAAATTTTTGCCCCGGTGCTCTCTATTGTCCGTATAAAAGGTCTTGATGAAGCGATTGACTGGACGAATGAATCCTGTTTTGCAAACGGTGCATGCATCTTTACAAAAAGTGGAGCTTATATGCGCCAATTCCGTGAAAATATTGACGCAGGCATGCTGGGCGTGAATGTGGGAGTGCCGGCGCCGATGGCATTCTTCCCGTTCTCCGGTTGGAAAGATTCCTTCTACGGGGATTTACATGCCAACGGAACGGATGGAGTGGAATTTTATACACGCAAAAAGATGGTTACAACACGCTGGTAA